Proteins from one uncultured Cohaesibacter sp. genomic window:
- a CDS encoding class I SAM-dependent methyltransferase: MPTSEQFWDKMASDYAAKPIKNMDAYSKTLERTRLYLHPDDAVLELGCGSGSTALLLSSHVGHIWASDLSSRLVEIGREKAKEQKVENVDFVHADMYDEALAANAPYDCIWAFNFMHLLEDIPAGIKHMNQLLKPGGVLISKTGCLAGRYSLLRIPITIMQWLGKAPHVSYISAARLEAVMVDQGFEILESCTFPKAAETRFIVARKL, encoded by the coding sequence ATGCCGACGTCGGAGCAGTTTTGGGACAAGATGGCCAGCGATTACGCCGCCAAGCCCATCAAGAATATGGATGCCTATTCAAAGACGCTTGAGCGCACGCGCCTTTATCTTCATCCCGATGACGCTGTTCTGGAGCTTGGCTGTGGATCTGGCTCGACTGCCTTGCTCCTGTCCAGTCATGTGGGCCATATCTGGGCCAGCGATCTGTCGTCCCGTCTGGTGGAAATAGGCAGGGAAAAGGCCAAAGAGCAAAAGGTGGAGAATGTCGACTTCGTGCATGCGGACATGTATGACGAAGCGTTGGCCGCCAATGCCCCCTATGACTGCATCTGGGCTTTTAACTTCATGCATCTGCTGGAAGATATTCCCGCCGGCATCAAGCATATGAACCAGCTGTTGAAGCCCGGTGGTGTGCTTATCTCCAAAACGGGGTGTCTTGCCGGACGTTATAGTCTGCTGCGTATCCCTATTACGATCATGCAATGGCTGGGCAAGGCTCCCCATGTGAGCTATATTTCAGCTGCACGCCTTGAGGCGGTAATGGTGGACCAGGGCTTCGAGATTCTGGAGTCTTGCACCTTCCCCAAAGCAGCGGAAACGCGCTTCATTGTAGCGCGTAAACTATAG
- a CDS encoding MarR family transcriptional regulator has protein sequence MTDIMPLDRQLCFSLYSASLAMTQLYKPLLEPLGLTYPQYLIMLILWEHDGVSLKDIGTKLGQKSGALTPVLKRLEQDGLVQRVRDEKDERALNIRLTEKGKELRIEAAKVGPCVAEACGMPIPELVELKAKLEVLRKNLLKAQN, from the coding sequence ATGACCGATATCATGCCTCTCGACAGGCAACTCTGCTTCTCGCTCTATTCGGCCTCTCTGGCCATGACCCAGCTTTACAAGCCTTTGCTGGAGCCGCTCGGGCTGACCTATCCGCAATATCTGATCATGTTGATCCTGTGGGAGCATGATGGAGTGAGCCTGAAGGACATCGGGACAAAGCTTGGCCAGAAGTCGGGCGCCTTGACTCCTGTGCTCAAGCGCCTTGAACAGGATGGACTGGTCCAACGCGTCCGTGATGAAAAGGATGAGCGTGCCCTCAACATCCGACTGACGGAGAAGGGCAAGGAGCTGCGTATCGAGGCTGCCAAGGTTGGCCCCTGTGTGGCCGAAGCCTGCGGCATGCCGATTCCGGAGCTTGTGGAGCTGAAGGCAAAGCTGGAAGTCTTGCGCAAAAATCTGCTGAAAGCCCAAAACTAG
- a CDS encoding MarC family protein, with translation MDLDYPRLISIFVSFFAVVDPIGTIPVFMAVTSGMNGRERRQVIIKACTVAAAVLCFFVIAGEVILTSLGIPLPAFQISGAIVLFLFALTMIFGAGKPEAELELRNAHDLAFYPLAIPSIASPGAMLAAVLLTENSKFPITQQMITTGLMLSVILITAALLLVASYAQKVIGRNGASVISRVMGMLLAAVAMENALSGLKDYFDI, from the coding sequence ATGGACCTAGACTATCCTCGCCTGATTTCGATTTTTGTCAGTTTTTTCGCTGTTGTAGATCCGATCGGGACCATTCCCGTTTTCATGGCAGTGACGTCAGGCATGAATGGGCGAGAGCGTCGACAGGTGATCATCAAGGCCTGCACTGTGGCCGCTGCCGTTCTCTGCTTCTTTGTCATTGCTGGAGAAGTCATTCTGACCTCTCTTGGCATTCCCCTGCCAGCTTTTCAAATTTCAGGTGCAATCGTGCTATTCCTGTTTGCACTGACGATGATCTTCGGCGCAGGCAAGCCTGAAGCGGAACTGGAACTCAGAAACGCCCATGATCTGGCTTTCTATCCGCTGGCCATTCCCTCAATAGCGAGCCCCGGCGCGATGTTGGCTGCGGTGTTGCTGACAGAAAACTCGAAATTTCCCATCACCCAACAGATGATCACGACGGGTCTCATGCTCAGCGTTATTCTGATCACCGCCGCCCTGCTGTTGGTGGCAAGCTATGCTCAGAAGGTGATCGGCAGAAATGGCGCCAGTGTTATCAGTCGTGTTATGGGCATGCTTCTAGCCGCAGTTGCCATGGAAAATGCCCTCTCCGGCCTCAAGGATTATTTCGACATTTAG
- a CDS encoding organic hydroperoxide resistance protein yields MKVLYSTSATATGGREGSAKSEDGLLNVTLVTPKELGGAGGNGTNPEQMFAAGYAACFLSAVKLIASQEKVTLTDPTITAEVGIGNNDKGEGFALKVDLVADLKGVDAETATKLVEKAHQVCPYSNATRNNIEVSVAAK; encoded by the coding sequence ATGAAAGTTCTTTACAGCACCAGCGCAACAGCCACCGGAGGCCGTGAAGGCTCCGCCAAATCTGAAGATGGCCTGCTCAACGTTACCCTTGTCACACCAAAAGAGCTTGGCGGTGCAGGCGGTAACGGCACCAACCCCGAGCAGATGTTTGCAGCGGGCTATGCAGCCTGTTTTCTCAGCGCCGTAAAACTGATCGCCTCACAGGAGAAGGTGACGTTGACAGATCCGACCATCACTGCCGAAGTCGGTATCGGTAACAACGATAAGGGTGAAGGTTTCGCTCTGAAAGTGGATCTGGTTGCAGATCTCAAGGGCGTCGACGCGGAAACGGCCACCAAGCTGGTCGAGAAGGCTCATCAGGTCTGCCCATATTCCAACGCCACGCGCAACAATATCGAAGTAAGCGTTGCGGCCAAATAG
- a CDS encoding helix-turn-helix domain-containing GNAT family N-acetyltransferase, whose amino-acid sequence MLTDPVARTRRFHRAVTTEAGVLDASFLGRGRPLGPARVLNAIGRGITDIAEIRNYLRLDSGLMSRILRGLEDEGLITVSASESDARRRIAMLTKVGEEEFAAYEALSDKQAADIVARHPHPEVLLQAMDVVATALGFERTVIERVSPLDPRAVVCLEAYYEELGRKLKSGFDVNLSADPEACDMEHPRGAFLLAMLDGMPIGCIGLKGTDKGYAELKRLWIVPSARGMGLAQRMMTEAENEAKSLGIKCLRLDTNSVLSDAVAMYNKLGWTEIERFNEDPYPDLFFEKRI is encoded by the coding sequence ATGCTGACAGATCCGGTTGCCCGCACACGCAGGTTTCATCGCGCCGTCACCACGGAAGCAGGGGTGCTTGATGCATCCTTTTTGGGGAGAGGGCGCCCGCTGGGGCCTGCCCGCGTGCTCAACGCCATTGGTCGCGGGATCACGGATATTGCTGAAATCCGAAATTATTTGCGGCTCGATTCCGGGCTGATGAGCCGTATTCTGCGCGGCTTGGAGGACGAAGGGTTGATCACCGTATCAGCCAGCGAAAGTGATGCCCGCCGTCGGATCGCCATGTTGACCAAGGTTGGCGAGGAGGAATTCGCCGCCTATGAGGCTCTCTCGGATAAGCAGGCCGCCGATATCGTGGCCCGCCATCCGCATCCGGAAGTGCTGCTGCAGGCCATGGATGTGGTGGCCACGGCACTTGGCTTCGAGCGCACGGTGATCGAGCGTGTTTCGCCGCTAGACCCTCGTGCTGTGGTATGCCTTGAAGCCTATTATGAAGAACTGGGACGGAAGCTGAAGAGCGGCTTCGACGTCAACCTCTCGGCCGATCCGGAAGCCTGCGACATGGAGCATCCGCGCGGCGCCTTCCTTTTGGCCATGCTGGATGGCATGCCCATCGGCTGCATTGGCCTTAAGGGAACAGACAAGGGCTATGCGGAGTTGAAGCGGCTCTGGATCGTCCCTTCGGCCCGTGGCATGGGGCTGGCCCAGCGCATGATGACCGAGGCGGAGAATGAGGCGAAAAGCCTTGGCATAAAATGTCTGCGGCTGGATACCAACAGCGTGCTCAGCGATGCCGTGGCCATGTATAACAAACTTGGCTGGACCGAGATTGAGCGCTTCAATGAAGATCCCTATCCGGATCTGTTCTTTGAGAAGCGCATCTGA
- a CDS encoding site-specific DNA-methyltransferase, whose protein sequence is MKGDCVAQLEKLPKHSVDAIFADPPYNLQLGGGLTRPDQSEVDGVTDAWDQFESFEAYDAFTRAWLLACKRVLKPNGTIWVIGSYHNIFRVGAIMQDINFWLLNDVVWMKTNPMPNFRGKRFTNAHETMIWASRDKNSKYTFNYEALKAFNDDVQMRSDWTLPICTGHERLKGDDGKKVHPTQKPESLLYRVLLSSTNPGDVVLDPFFGTGTTGAVAKKLGRHFIGVERDRDYIAAAQARIDAVEPVDLDALKTTQSKRAAPRIPFGRLLEEGLLKPGVELTDKRGKFSAMVRADGSLISGSHTGSIHKVGALVQGLDACNGWTYWHFDKDGAQEPIDSLRQIIRDAA, encoded by the coding sequence ATGAAGGGCGACTGCGTTGCCCAACTGGAAAAACTTCCCAAACATTCCGTTGACGCGATTTTCGCCGATCCGCCCTATAATCTTCAGCTGGGCGGCGGCTTGACCCGTCCGGACCAGTCCGAGGTGGACGGGGTGACCGATGCATGGGACCAGTTTGAAAGCTTCGAGGCCTATGATGCCTTTACCCGCGCCTGGCTTCTGGCCTGCAAGCGCGTGCTGAAGCCGAACGGCACCATCTGGGTCATTGGCTCCTATCACAATATTTTCCGCGTTGGCGCGATCATGCAGGACATCAATTTCTGGCTCCTGAATGACGTGGTCTGGATGAAGACCAACCCGATGCCGAATTTCCGCGGCAAGCGCTTTACCAATGCGCATGAAACCATGATCTGGGCGAGCCGCGACAAGAATTCCAAATATACCTTCAATTATGAAGCGCTGAAGGCCTTCAATGATGATGTGCAGATGCGCTCTGACTGGACGTTGCCGATCTGCACCGGTCATGAACGGCTCAAGGGCGACGATGGCAAGAAAGTGCATCCGACCCAGAAGCCGGAAAGCCTGCTCTATCGCGTGCTTTTGTCTTCGACCAATCCGGGCGACGTTGTGCTCGATCCCTTCTTCGGCACCGGCACCACGGGTGCTGTGGCCAAGAAGCTGGGCCGCCACTTCATCGGCGTCGAGCGCGACCGTGATTATATCGCAGCCGCTCAGGCCCGCATTGATGCGGTCGAGCCTGTGGATCTGGATGCGCTCAAAACCACCCAGAGCAAGCGTGCAGCTCCACGCATTCCGTTTGGCCGTCTGCTGGAAGAAGGCCTGCTCAAACCGGGTGTAGAGCTCACCGACAAGCGTGGCAAATTCTCCGCCATGGTGCGCGCCGATGGCTCGCTGATCTCGGGCAGCCATACCGGCTCCATTCACAAGGTAGGCGCGCTGGTACAGGGGCTGGATGCCTGCAACGGCTGGACCTACTGGCATTTTGACAAGGATGGGGCACAGGAGCCGATTGATAGCCTGCGCCAGATCATTCGCGACGCAGCCTGA
- a CDS encoding antibiotic biosynthesis monooxygenase: MTDRFAKTPKPPYYAVIFSNQLRDEHEGYEAMGDAMYKLALEQPGCLGAESTRDGALFGITVSYWKDEQSILEWKRNAEHLAAQRHGIKDWYAHYELRVAKIERDYSGPEGRGEGL; this comes from the coding sequence ATGACAGACCGTTTCGCCAAAACGCCCAAGCCGCCCTATTATGCCGTGATCTTCTCCAACCAGCTCAGGGATGAGCATGAAGGCTATGAAGCGATGGGCGATGCCATGTATAAACTCGCCCTTGAGCAGCCCGGTTGCCTGGGGGCAGAAAGCACCCGCGATGGTGCGCTTTTCGGCATCACCGTTTCTTACTGGAAAGATGAGCAAAGCATCCTTGAATGGAAGCGCAATGCCGAACATCTGGCCGCCCAGCGCCACGGGATCAAGGATTGGTATGCCCATTACGAACTGCGCGTGGCTAAGATTGAGCGCGACTATTCCGGTCCGGAAGGCAGAGGCGAAGGGCTCTAG
- a CDS encoding DsbA family protein, translated as MALNRREFLITGAKATAGFVALAGLPLAMAAPAAAESYPLAEMLKKPGDLEEIAVGQEDAPITVIEYFSMTCSHCAHFHGTTYKYLKENYIDTGKMRFILREFPLDPLATAGAMLARRTPGGKATAMIDLLLSQQRNWAFTDDPVGNLQRFAKLAGFSQESFEKAVSDDKLLDDIEAVRERGQKEFGINSTPTFFVNGEKHIGALSSDEFDKILEPLL; from the coding sequence ATGGCTTTGAACCGTAGAGAATTTCTGATCACCGGCGCAAAAGCAACCGCAGGCTTCGTTGCCCTGGCAGGACTTCCCCTTGCAATGGCCGCGCCCGCAGCCGCTGAATCCTACCCTCTGGCAGAAATGCTCAAGAAACCGGGCGATCTGGAAGAGATTGCCGTAGGACAGGAAGATGCACCGATCACGGTGATCGAATATTTCTCGATGACCTGCAGTCACTGCGCCCATTTCCACGGCACAACCTACAAATATCTCAAAGAAAACTATATCGACACCGGCAAGATGCGCTTCATCCTGCGTGAGTTCCCGCTTGATCCGCTGGCAACCGCAGGTGCCATGCTGGCCCGCCGCACGCCCGGTGGCAAGGCAACGGCCATGATTGATCTGTTGCTCAGTCAGCAGCGCAACTGGGCCTTCACCGATGATCCTGTAGGCAACCTTCAGCGTTTTGCCAAATTGGCCGGTTTTTCACAGGAAAGCTTCGAGAAAGCCGTTTCTGACGATAAATTGCTGGACGACATCGAAGCAGTACGTGAACGTGGACAGAAAGAATTCGGAATCAATTCAACGCCAACCTTCTTTGTGAATGGTGAAAAGCATATCGGAGCCCTGTCGAGTGACGAATTCGACAAGATTTTGGAGCCATTGCTGTAA
- the tldD gene encoding metalloprotease TldD has protein sequence MLESYGLDKDQVRQVLADTVHGADDGELFFEQTQSESLVFDNGRLKSSAFDTGQGFGLRAVAGEMAGYAHSGELNMGAIRRAADSVRGVADGYEGVWDMAPPKANHTIYRGFNPVDDLTLGKKIALLEEIDAYAREKDPRVRQVSASLVGNWRRVGILRPNGQWFEDVRPLVRLNVSVVVGEGDRKEAGSHGFGGRNSYEFFLEANGLEGGWRNATDEAIRQALVNLEAVAAPAGELDVVLGPGWPGVLLHEAVGHGLEGDFNRRKSSAFSELMGQQVAAKGVTVVDDGTIRGKRGSLNIDDEGTPSQRTTLIEDGILVGYMQDRQNGRLMATSSTGNGRRQSYAHLPMPRMTNTIMEAGEHEPEEIVKSVKNGIYAVNFGGGQVDITSGKFVFSCTEAYLIEDGKVGAPVKGATLIGNGPEAMKRISMIGNDMELDTGIGTCGKQGQGVPVGVGQPTLRIDGITVGGTRT, from the coding sequence ATGCTCGAAAGTTACGGGCTCGATAAAGATCAGGTGAGGCAGGTGCTGGCCGATACTGTTCACGGCGCAGATGATGGCGAGCTGTTTTTCGAGCAGACGCAATCAGAAAGCCTCGTCTTCGACAATGGACGCCTGAAAAGCTCCGCCTTTGACACCGGACAGGGCTTTGGCCTGCGTGCGGTTGCAGGTGAAATGGCTGGTTATGCCCACTCGGGCGAGCTCAATATGGGCGCCATCCGGCGTGCAGCAGACTCCGTGCGCGGCGTGGCCGATGGCTATGAAGGTGTGTGGGACATGGCCCCTCCCAAAGCCAACCACACCATCTATCGCGGGTTTAACCCGGTGGATGACCTGACGCTTGGCAAGAAGATCGCCCTTCTGGAAGAAATCGACGCCTATGCCCGCGAAAAGGATCCGCGCGTTCGGCAAGTTTCGGCCTCGCTGGTTGGCAACTGGCGGCGCGTGGGCATTCTGCGCCCGAACGGGCAATGGTTTGAAGATGTGCGCCCTCTGGTGCGGCTCAATGTTTCCGTTGTCGTAGGCGAAGGCGACCGCAAAGAGGCCGGCAGCCACGGCTTTGGTGGACGCAACAGTTATGAGTTCTTCCTTGAGGCCAATGGACTTGAAGGCGGTTGGCGCAACGCCACAGACGAAGCCATCCGGCAGGCTCTGGTCAATCTGGAAGCCGTTGCCGCTCCGGCTGGCGAGCTTGATGTGGTGCTTGGCCCCGGATGGCCCGGCGTGTTGCTACATGAAGCCGTCGGCCATGGCCTTGAAGGAGACTTCAACCGGCGCAAGAGCTCGGCCTTTTCCGAATTGATGGGCCAACAGGTCGCCGCCAAGGGTGTTACCGTGGTGGATGATGGCACCATTCGCGGCAAACGCGGCTCGCTCAATATCGATGACGAAGGCACCCCTTCCCAGCGCACAACGCTGATTGAAGATGGTATTCTGGTTGGCTACATGCAGGACCGGCAAAATGGTCGCCTGATGGCCACCAGCTCGACCGGCAACGGGCGCCGTCAGTCCTATGCACATCTGCCCATGCCACGCATGACCAACACCATTATGGAAGCGGGCGAGCACGAGCCCGAAGAAATCGTCAAGTCCGTCAAGAACGGCATTTATGCGGTGAATTTCGGCGGCGGTCAGGTGGATATTACATCGGGCAAGTTCGTCTTCTCCTGCACGGAAGCCTATCTCATTGAAGATGGCAAGGTGGGTGCGCCGGTCAAGGGTGCAACCCTGATCGGAAACGGACCGGAAGCCATGAAGCGCATTTCCATGATCGGCAACGACATGGAACTGGATACCGGCATCGGCACATGCGGCAAGCAGGGCCAAGGCGTGCCGGTGGGTGTTGGCCAGCCGACCCTAAGAATTGACGGCATTACGGTTGGCGGTACGCGCACCTGA
- a CDS encoding GNAT family N-acetyltransferase — protein sequence MIKGARQCQADDPALADILALIQRSFAYMDGRIDPPSSMLALTIADIARQCESGEVWSIGAPVKACVFLTRKPDCLYLGKLAVASEARGQGLGKQLVEIAAQRALALGYHTLELQTRIELVENHQIFAALGFIKTAETAHPGYDRVTSITMRKSIGA from the coding sequence ATGATAAAGGGAGCAAGGCAGTGTCAAGCAGATGATCCGGCGCTGGCCGATATTCTGGCTTTGATCCAGAGGAGCTTTGCCTATATGGACGGGCGCATCGATCCGCCCAGCTCCATGCTGGCGCTGACCATCGCCGATATCGCCCGCCAATGTGAGAGCGGCGAGGTCTGGTCTATCGGTGCTCCGGTGAAAGCCTGCGTCTTTCTCACCAGAAAGCCCGATTGCCTTTATCTGGGTAAGCTGGCGGTTGCTTCTGAAGCACGCGGGCAGGGGCTTGGGAAGCAGCTGGTTGAGATTGCCGCGCAGAGAGCGCTTGCGCTGGGCTATCACACACTGGAATTGCAAACCCGCATCGAACTGGTCGAAAATCATCAGATCTTCGCCGCCCTCGGCTTCATCAAAACCGCTGAGACTGCCCATCCGGGGTATGATCGCGTCACCTCCATCACCATGCGCAAATCAATCGGTGCCTGA
- a CDS encoding cache domain-containing protein produces MSTKHLSFLPKWITSIKAKIFSIVLLSAIGIAALAVQSGLTSRDDLMASKETELAHLIESATNIAAKFSEQAKAGQLSQEEAQQRAKEAISMMRYNGGDYFFILDTSGHMLMHPFNPDLIGADVTGTKDTNGVYTTRSFIQIAREQGAGALEYVWPKPGETEATPKMSYAEMFAPWGWIIVTGVYIDDVNTIYHHNVQKLLLSAGLIALIIVVLSALTAFSITKPLGKAVNTTRKLADGDLNVDIPNTERGDEIGALGRALIIFRDGARQRKAMEREQAEQKQRNEEQQRQMLLDMADRFDSSVSQIIKTVARAATGFGHQTEQLATRSKENSDRVKSISEAMAASSSNVQTVAGASEEMTTSIAEIACQIDETNNYSRTAVNEVQKATSVIGSLSQSSKAIGQIVGLIKDIAEQTNLLALNATIEAARAGEAGRGFAVVAAEVKDLASQTGKATEEIAEQINTIQHTISDAVVAIEHVDGTIGQLNRISSTIASAVEQQGAASQEISCSISEAAQNSLQVTDNAEALNNLAMENDQAADDMSIHAADLETQIANLSKQVDAFLSTIREQNRQNGVKAA; encoded by the coding sequence ATGTCCACCAAACATCTCTCATTCTTGCCAAAATGGATAACATCCATAAAAGCAAAGATTTTTTCTATTGTTTTGCTTTCGGCTATTGGCATCGCTGCATTGGCAGTGCAGTCCGGTCTTACGTCCAGAGATGACCTGATGGCCAGCAAGGAAACGGAACTGGCGCATCTGATAGAATCAGCCACCAACATTGCTGCAAAATTCAGCGAGCAGGCGAAAGCCGGGCAATTATCGCAAGAAGAGGCCCAGCAGCGCGCCAAGGAAGCCATCTCCATGATGCGCTATAATGGCGGTGACTATTTCTTTATTCTCGACACCAGCGGACACATGCTGATGCACCCGTTCAATCCGGACCTGATTGGCGCGGATGTAACGGGCACCAAAGACACGAACGGAGTGTATACCACCCGCAGCTTTATCCAGATTGCCCGCGAGCAAGGGGCCGGTGCACTTGAATATGTCTGGCCCAAACCGGGCGAAACAGAAGCCACGCCCAAAATGTCCTATGCAGAAATGTTTGCTCCATGGGGCTGGATTATCGTGACCGGCGTCTATATCGACGATGTGAACACGATTTATCATCACAATGTCCAGAAGCTGCTGCTTTCCGCTGGATTGATCGCACTGATTATCGTTGTGCTGTCCGCACTCACTGCCTTTTCCATCACCAAACCGCTTGGCAAGGCCGTGAACACAACCCGCAAGCTTGCTGACGGCGATCTCAATGTCGATATTCCAAATACCGAACGTGGAGACGAGATCGGTGCGCTTGGTCGTGCGCTGATTATCTTTCGGGATGGCGCAAGACAGAGAAAGGCCATGGAACGGGAACAAGCCGAGCAGAAGCAGCGCAATGAAGAACAACAGCGCCAGATGCTGCTCGATATGGCAGACCGCTTCGACAGCTCCGTCAGCCAGATCATCAAGACGGTAGCTCGTGCCGCAACCGGCTTTGGCCACCAGACCGAACAGCTCGCCACCCGCTCCAAAGAGAATAGTGATCGCGTCAAATCGATCTCGGAAGCCATGGCAGCATCAAGCAGCAATGTGCAGACCGTTGCTGGCGCTTCGGAAGAGATGACCACATCCATTGCAGAGATTGCCTGCCAGATTGACGAGACCAACAACTATTCCCGCACGGCCGTGAATGAAGTGCAGAAGGCCACCAGTGTGATCGGCTCCCTGTCGCAATCATCCAAGGCCATCGGTCAGATTGTAGGCCTCATCAAGGATATCGCCGAACAAACCAACTTGCTGGCGCTCAACGCGACCATCGAGGCGGCACGCGCTGGCGAAGCAGGGCGCGGCTTTGCGGTGGTTGCCGCCGAAGTCAAGGATCTTGCCTCCCAGACAGGCAAGGCAACTGAAGAGATTGCCGAGCAGATCAATACTATCCAGCACACCATCTCAGATGCTGTGGTCGCGATTGAGCATGTGGACGGCACGATCGGTCAGCTCAACCGCATTTCCAGCACCATTGCCTCTGCTGTCGAGCAACAAGGGGCAGCATCGCAGGAAATCAGCTGCAGCATTTCCGAAGCGGCCCAGAATAGCCTTCAGGTCACGGATAATGCCGAAGCGCTCAACAATCTGGCCATGGAGAATGATCAAGCTGCTGACGACATGTCGATCCATGCCGCCGATCTGGAAACCCAGATTGCCAATCTCTCGAAGCAGGTTGATGCATTCCTCTCAACCATTCGCGAGCAGAACCGACAAAATGGTGTGAAGGCTGCTTGA
- a CDS encoding DciA family protein: MKKKQDSKSSAVDTRLQKTAQTGFRKKGAVQLRDVIGSTLTPLCRKQGFASSDILRFWGEIVGPQFAECTEPERIRWPRRDEAQGFKPGTLVLHCEGAQSVFLQHEQATIIQRVNAYFGYPAIDRIQILQRPVNAKTPKRPDPLRPLTLTEADALEHQIEGVKDDKMAEALRRLGHAVLARN; encoded by the coding sequence ATGAAGAAGAAACAAGACAGCAAAAGCAGTGCCGTTGATACGCGGCTGCAAAAGACTGCCCAGACAGGCTTCCGCAAAAAGGGAGCGGTGCAACTGCGCGACGTTATAGGGTCAACCCTGACGCCGCTTTGCCGCAAACAGGGCTTTGCCTCCTCTGATATTCTGCGCTTCTGGGGCGAAATCGTCGGACCGCAATTTGCCGAATGCACCGAGCCTGAGCGCATTCGCTGGCCACGTCGCGATGAAGCGCAAGGCTTCAAACCCGGTACGCTGGTTCTGCATTGCGAAGGAGCTCAGTCGGTTTTTCTGCAGCATGAACAGGCAACCATAATCCAGCGCGTCAACGCCTATTTCGGCTATCCGGCGATTGATCGAATCCAGATATTGCAGCGCCCGGTCAATGCCAAAACTCCAAAGCGCCCGGACCCGCTCCGCCCCCTGACCCTTACGGAAGCCGATGCGCTCGAGCATCAGATCGAAGGGGTCAAGGATGACAAGATGGCAGAAGCTTTGCGTCGTCTCGGCCACGCAGTGCTGGCGCGCAACTAG
- the mutY gene encoding A/G-specific adenine glycosylase translates to MDQIKDQTALDDKTIVTDPACKETAAADASLLLEWYDRHHRTLPWRTSPADAALGVLPEPYHVWLSEIMLQQTTVGAVKDYFTAFLARWPTVSDLATADEDDILKAWAGLGYYSRARNLHKCARTVVDEYGGRFPETVPELKSLPGIGDYTAAAIAAIAFDEPVAVVDGNIERIIARLYRIDEALPAAKKPIKQRMGDLTPQERPGDFAQAMMDLGASLCSPKKPACALCPFTGACAAEAIGDMERYPVKAPKKEKPTRRGAAFLIRRGDGALWLIKRPDKGLLASMAAVPTTDWFDKRAGEGFDPATALEKAPDGLAFKKKTGQVTHTFTHFHLLLDIYEAASDDARPTPEGWWSTPQSIKGEALPTIFRKVVEFVP, encoded by the coding sequence ATGGACCAAATAAAGGACCAGACCGCGTTGGATGATAAGACCATTGTGACCGATCCTGCCTGCAAAGAGACTGCCGCTGCAGATGCATCCCTGCTTCTTGAATGGTATGACCGACATCACCGCACGTTGCCCTGGCGTACCTCACCGGCGGATGCTGCGCTTGGCGTTTTGCCTGAGCCTTATCACGTCTGGCTGAGCGAAATCATGCTCCAGCAGACAACGGTGGGAGCGGTGAAAGACTATTTTACGGCATTTCTTGCGCGCTGGCCCACGGTTTCTGATCTGGCGACCGCCGATGAAGACGACATCCTGAAGGCGTGGGCGGGGCTTGGTTATTATTCCCGCGCTCGCAATCTGCACAAATGTGCCCGCACCGTGGTGGACGAGTATGGCGGACGCTTCCCCGAAACAGTCCCCGAGCTGAAATCTCTGCCCGGCATCGGCGATTATACCGCTGCTGCCATTGCTGCCATTGCCTTTGATGAACCGGTGGCCGTGGTCGATGGCAATATCGAGCGCATCATCGCGCGCCTTTATCGCATAGACGAAGCGCTGCCCGCCGCCAAGAAGCCGATCAAGCAGAGGATGGGCGACCTCACCCCGCAAGAGCGTCCGGGGGATTTCGCGCAAGCCATGATGGACCTGGGAGCCAGCCTTTGCAGCCCCAAGAAACCGGCCTGTGCTCTTTGTCCCTTTACCGGTGCTTGCGCTGCCGAAGCCATTGGCGATATGGAGCGTTATCCGGTGAAAGCACCCAAGAAGGAAAAGCCGACCCGTCGCGGTGCGGCCTTTCTTATCCGGCGCGGCGATGGGGCTCTCTGGCTGATCAAGCGACCGGACAAGGGTCTGCTGGCTTCCATGGCAGCCGTGCCAACCACCGACTGGTTTGACAAAAGGGCCGGTGAGGGATTCGACCCTGCAACCGCGCTTGAAAAGGCACCTGACGGGCTCGCATTCAAAAAGAAGACGGGACAGGTGACCCATACCTTTACCCATTTCCATCTCTTGCTGGATATCTATGAAGCAGCAAGCGATGACGCGAGGCCCACGCCAGAGGGGTGGTGGTCAACACCGCAAAGCATCAAGGGCGAAGCTCTGCCGACCATCTTTCGAAAGGTCGTGGAGTTTGTCCCATGA